In Rhodamnia argentea isolate NSW1041297 chromosome 11, ASM2092103v1, whole genome shotgun sequence, one genomic interval encodes:
- the LOC115742128 gene encoding heptahelical transmembrane protein 4 isoform X1 — translation MFQRMARKRVNKSESSSETMESHRQQLSTSEGKGKRLWKKVKYQLVEYHSLPAYLRDNEYIVGHYRAEWPLKQTFLSIFTIHNETLNVWTHLIGFFIFLSLTIYTASKVPNVVDIHSLHLPDVLRKADLHKIHAELRTSLPSLPHMPDLHKLREELRTSMPSMDLLPSLSSWHVVELLYNCLPERFSHNHTDVCVLRSMKEDVLNIIAPLVTRPITRWPFFVFMGGAMFCLLASSTCHLLSCHSERLSYIMLRLDYAGIAALIATSFYPPVYYSFMCNPFFCNLYMGFITLLGIATILFSLLPVFQNPEFRTVRASLFFGMGFSGVAPILHKLFLFWHHPEALHTTGYEALMGAFYGLGALVYAMRIPERWNPGKFDIAGHSHQLFHVLVVAGAYAHYRAGLVYLGWRDLQGC, via the exons ATGTTTCAG AGGATGGCAAGAAAGAGGGTCAACAAATCGGAATCGTCTTCTGAAACAATGGAGAGCCATCGTCAGCAACTGTCCACGAGTGAAGGAAAAGGGAAGAGGTTGTGGAAGAAGGTGAAGTATCAGCTTGTTGAATACCACTCTTTACCCGCGTATTTGAGGGACAATGAGTACATTGTCGGACATTACCGAGCTGAGTGGCCTTTGAAGCAAACTTTTCTTAGCATCTTCACCATTCATAACGAGACGCTGAACGTTTGGAC CCATCTGATTGGATTCTTCATATTTCTTTCCCTCACCATATATACTGCTTCTAAGGTTCCAAATGTTGTGGATATCCACTCTTTACATCTCCCTGATGTACTGAGAAAGGCCGATCTACACAAAATTCACGCAGAACTGAGGACATCCCTCCCTTCCTTGCCTCATATGCCTGATCTGCACAAGCTCAGGGAAGAGTTAAGGACATCCATGCCTTCCATGGATTTGTTGCCATCATTATCTAGCTGGCATGTGGTGGAACTTCTGTATAATTGTTTGCCTGAGCGGTTCTCCCATAATCACACTGATGTTTGTGTTCTG CGGAGTATGAAAGAGGATGTGTTGAACATTATAGCTCCACTTGTGACCAGACCCATTACACGGTGGCCCTTTTTCGTGTTTATGGGTGGGGCGATGTTCTGCTTGCTAGCCAGTAGCACATGCCACCTCCTATCGTGCCATTCTGAGCGCTTATCATACATCATGCTCAGGCTTGATTATGCCGGAATCGCAGCTCTTATAGCCACTTCATTTTACCCACCCGTATATTATTCGTTCATGTGCAATCCCTTCTTCTGCAACCTTTACATGGGATTCATAACCCTTTTGGGTATAGCCACCATCTTGTTTTCCCTCTTGCCAGTCTTTCAGAACCCCGAGTTCCGCACAGTACGCGCATCGCTCTTCTTCGGGATGGGATTCTCCGGAGTAGCGCCCATCCTCCACAAGCTCTTCTTGTTCTGGCACCACCCTGAGGCTCTCCACACTACTGGGTACGAGGCTCTGATGGGAGCATTTTATGGTCTCGGAGCACTTGTTTACGCCATGAGGATACCAGAGAGGTGGAACCCCGGAAAATTCGACATTGCAGGACATAGTCATCAACTCTTCCATGTATTGGTGGTGGCAGGCGCATACGCACACTATCGTGCAGGTTTGGTTTATCTTGGATGGCGGGATCTGCAAGGATGTTGA
- the LOC115742075 gene encoding putative glycosyltransferase 7 yields MGSPESQTQCSSSTMAKHALRNRASLCFSDGCLFLGGVLMALLLVWSFSSFASPPTSIPSETLASSSSAAAAAAEGPPQCAPVAAPPRDSEQSGNFYDDPELSYSIGRPVRGWDGKRQEWLRQHPSLASGGGRERVLLVTGSQPSPCKNKIGDHLLLRFFKNKVDYCRLHGCDVFYNNVLLQPQMFSYWAKYPVVRAAMLAHPEAEWIWWVDSDALFTDMDFEPPLDRYKGYNLVVHGWRDLIYEKKSWTSINAGVFLIRNCQWSMDFMDVWAGTGPQSPEYERWGHVLSSTFADKLFPESDDQSALVYLLLTQKDRYGNKIYVESDYYFEGYWEEILGTLPNITREYEDTERRGPQALRRRHAEKASGYYAARRAEAAGAARKRPFVTHFTGCQPCSGAYNQMYSGESCWNGMVKALNFADNQVLRRYGYVRPDLMDSAVVKPIPFDYPAGGGGGGGG; encoded by the coding sequence ATGGGGTCTCCCGAGTCTCAGACTCAGTGCTCGTCCTCGACGATGGCCAAGCATGCCCTCCGCAACAGAGCCTCCCTCTGCTTCAGCGACGGCTGCCTCTTCCTCGGCGGCGTCCTCATGGCCCTCCTCCTCGTCTggtccttctcctccttcgccTCCCCCCCGACCAGCATCCCCTCGGAGACCCTAGCCTCGTCCTcctccgccgctgccgccgccgccgagggTCCGCCGCAATGCGCCCCCGTTGCCGCGCCGCCCCGCGACTCGGAGCAGAGCGGCAACTTCTACGACGACCCGGAGCTGAGCTACTCGATCGGGAGGCCGGTGAGGGGCTGGGACGGGAAGCGGCAGGAGTGGCTGCGGCAGCACCCGTCGCTGGCCTCCGGTGGCGGCCGCGAGCGGGTCCTGCTGGTGACGGGGTCGCAGCCGTCGCCGTGCAAGAACAAGATCGGcgaccacctcctcctccgcttcttcaagaacaaGGTCGACTACTGCCGCCTCCACGGCTGCGACGTCTTCTACAACAACGTCCTCCTCCAGCCCCAGATGTTCTCCTACTGGGCCAAGTACCCCGTCGTCCGCGCCGCCATGCTCGCCCACCCGGAGGCCGAGTGGATCTGGTGGGTCGACTCCGATGCCCTCTTCACCGACATGGACTTCGAGCCCCCCCTCGATCGGTACAAGGGCTACAACCTCGTCGTCCACGGTTGGCGGGACCTGATCTACGAGAAGAAGAGTTGGACGAGCATCAACGCCGGCGTGTTCCTCATCCGGAACTGCCAGTGGTCGATGGACTTCATGGACGTGTGGGCCGGGACGGGCCCGCAGAGCCCGGAGTACGAGCGGTGGGGCCACGTCCTCAGTTCCACCTTCGCCGACAAGCTATTCCCGGAGTCCGACGACCAGTCGGCTCTGGTCTACTTGCTGTTGACGCAGAAGGACCGGTACGGGAACAAGATTTACGTCGAGAGCGATTACTACTTCGAGGGCTACTGGGAGGAGATTTTGGGCACGTTGCCTAACATCACCCGCGAGTACGAAGACACGGAGCGGCGGGGCCCCCAGGCGCTCCGTCGGAGGCACGCGGAGAAGGCGAGCGGATACTACGCGGCGCGGCGGGCGGAGGCGGCGGGCGCGGCGCGGAAGAGGCCGTTCGTGACCCACTTCACCGGGTGCCAGCCGTGCAGTGGGGCCTACAACCAGATGTACTCCGGCGAGTCGTGCTGGAACGGGATGGTGAAGGCGCTGAACTTCGCTGACAACCAGGTCCTCCGCCGGTACGGGTACGTCCGCCCGGATCTGATGGACTCCGCCGTCGTGAAGCCCATCCCATTCGATTACCCtgcaggcggcggcggcggcggcggcggttag
- the LOC115742073 gene encoding ruvB-like 2, protein MAELKLSETRDLTRIERIGAHSHIRGLGLDSSLEPRAVSEGMVGQTAARKAAGVILQMIKDGKIAGRAVLLAGQPGTGKTAIAMGMAKSLGLETPFAMLAGSELFSLEMSKTEALMQAFRKAIGVRIKEEAEVIEGEVVEVQIDRPAVAGAASKTGKLTLKTTEMETVYDLGAKMIEALGKEKVQSGDVIAIDKASGKITKLGRSFARSRDYDAMGPQTKFVQCPDGELQKRKEVVHCVTLHEIDVINSRTQGFLALFTGDTGEIRAEVREQIDTKVAEWREEGKAEIVPGVLFIDEVHMLDIECFSFLNRALENEMAPILVVATNRGITTIRGTNYKSPHGIPIDLLDRLLIITTQPYTEDEIRKIIDIRCQEEDVEMSEEAKLLLTKIGVDTSLRYAIHLITAAALACQKRKGKIVEVEDITRVYALFLDVKRSTQYLMEYQSQYMFSEFGNAEEDEANVMIS, encoded by the exons ATGGCGGAGCTGAAGCTCTCAGAGACCCGGGACCTGACCCGAATCGAGCGCATAGGCGCCCACTCTCACATCCGCGGCCTCGGCCTCGACTCCTCCCTCGAGCCCCGCGCCGTCTCCGAGGGCATGGTCGGCCAGACCGCTGCCCGCAAAGCCGCCGGCGTCATCCTCCAGATGATCAAGGACGGCAAGATCGCCGGACGCGCCGTGCTCCTCGCTGGCCAGCCGGGCACCGGCAAGACTGCCATCGCCATGGGCATGGCCAAGTCCCTCGGCCTCGAGACCCCATTTGCGATGCTCGCGGGCAGCGAGCTCTTCTCTCTCGAGATGTCCAAGACCGAGGCCCTCATGCAGGCATTCCGAAAGGCAATCGGGGTGAGAATCAAAGAGGAAGCTGAAGTGATTGAAGGCGAGGTTGTTGAGGTCCAAATTGACCGCCCTGCGGTGGCGGGGGCTGCCTCGAAGACTGGAAAGTTGACGCTGAAGACAACAGAGATGGAGACGGTGTACGACTTGGGGGCGAAGATGATCGAGGCGCTGGGGAAGGAGAAGGTGCAGAGTGGGGACGTTATCGCCATCGATAAGGCATCAGGGAAGATCACGAAGCTTGGAAGGTCGTTCGCGCGGTCGAGGGACTATGATGCGATGGGGCCGCAGACGAAGTTCGTGCAGTGCCCAGATGGCGAGTTACAGAAACGGAAGGAGGTGGTGCATTGTGTCACTCTCCATGAGATTGATGTTATCAATAGCAG GACACAAGGATTTCTGGCTCTGTTCACTGGTGATACTGGTGAAATCCGTGCAGAAGTGAGGGAGCAGATAGACACCAAAGTGGCAGAGTGGAGGGAGGAAGGAAAAGCTGAGATAGTGCCAGGAGTCCTCTTCATTGATGAAGTGCACATGCTCGATATAGAGTGCTTCTCTTTCTTAAATCGTGCTTTGGAGAATGAGATGGCTCCTATATTGGTTGTTGCTACCAACAGAGGGATCACCACCATTCGAGGCACAAACTACAAATCCCCGCATGGAATTCCCATTGACCTTCTGGACCGTCTTCTTATCATCACTACTCAGCCCTATACTGAAGATGAAATCCGCAAGATTATAGACATTAGGTGCCAAGAGGAGGATGTCGAAATGTCTGAAGAGGCAAAACTCTTGTTGACAAAGATTGGAGTGGATACATCCTTGAGGTATGCTATCCATCTCATTACCGCTGCTGCTTTGGCGTGCCAAAAGCGAAAGGGGAAAATTGTGGAGGTGGAGGATATCACGCGAGTCTACGCACTCTTTCTGGATGTGAAGAGATCAACACAGTACTTGATGGAGTATCAAAGTCAGTATATGTTCAGCGAATTTGGCAATGCTGAGGAAGATGAAGCCAATGTGATGATTTCCTGA
- the LOC115742128 gene encoding heptahelical transmembrane protein 4 isoform X2, translated as MARKRVNKSESSSETMESHRQQLSTSEGKGKRLWKKVKYQLVEYHSLPAYLRDNEYIVGHYRAEWPLKQTFLSIFTIHNETLNVWTHLIGFFIFLSLTIYTASKVPNVVDIHSLHLPDVLRKADLHKIHAELRTSLPSLPHMPDLHKLREELRTSMPSMDLLPSLSSWHVVELLYNCLPERFSHNHTDVCVLRSMKEDVLNIIAPLVTRPITRWPFFVFMGGAMFCLLASSTCHLLSCHSERLSYIMLRLDYAGIAALIATSFYPPVYYSFMCNPFFCNLYMGFITLLGIATILFSLLPVFQNPEFRTVRASLFFGMGFSGVAPILHKLFLFWHHPEALHTTGYEALMGAFYGLGALVYAMRIPERWNPGKFDIAGHSHQLFHVLVVAGAYAHYRAGLVYLGWRDLQGC; from the exons ATGGCAAGAAAGAGGGTCAACAAATCGGAATCGTCTTCTGAAACAATGGAGAGCCATCGTCAGCAACTGTCCACGAGTGAAGGAAAAGGGAAGAGGTTGTGGAAGAAGGTGAAGTATCAGCTTGTTGAATACCACTCTTTACCCGCGTATTTGAGGGACAATGAGTACATTGTCGGACATTACCGAGCTGAGTGGCCTTTGAAGCAAACTTTTCTTAGCATCTTCACCATTCATAACGAGACGCTGAACGTTTGGAC CCATCTGATTGGATTCTTCATATTTCTTTCCCTCACCATATATACTGCTTCTAAGGTTCCAAATGTTGTGGATATCCACTCTTTACATCTCCCTGATGTACTGAGAAAGGCCGATCTACACAAAATTCACGCAGAACTGAGGACATCCCTCCCTTCCTTGCCTCATATGCCTGATCTGCACAAGCTCAGGGAAGAGTTAAGGACATCCATGCCTTCCATGGATTTGTTGCCATCATTATCTAGCTGGCATGTGGTGGAACTTCTGTATAATTGTTTGCCTGAGCGGTTCTCCCATAATCACACTGATGTTTGTGTTCTG CGGAGTATGAAAGAGGATGTGTTGAACATTATAGCTCCACTTGTGACCAGACCCATTACACGGTGGCCCTTTTTCGTGTTTATGGGTGGGGCGATGTTCTGCTTGCTAGCCAGTAGCACATGCCACCTCCTATCGTGCCATTCTGAGCGCTTATCATACATCATGCTCAGGCTTGATTATGCCGGAATCGCAGCTCTTATAGCCACTTCATTTTACCCACCCGTATATTATTCGTTCATGTGCAATCCCTTCTTCTGCAACCTTTACATGGGATTCATAACCCTTTTGGGTATAGCCACCATCTTGTTTTCCCTCTTGCCAGTCTTTCAGAACCCCGAGTTCCGCACAGTACGCGCATCGCTCTTCTTCGGGATGGGATTCTCCGGAGTAGCGCCCATCCTCCACAAGCTCTTCTTGTTCTGGCACCACCCTGAGGCTCTCCACACTACTGGGTACGAGGCTCTGATGGGAGCATTTTATGGTCTCGGAGCACTTGTTTACGCCATGAGGATACCAGAGAGGTGGAACCCCGGAAAATTCGACATTGCAGGACATAGTCATCAACTCTTCCATGTATTGGTGGTGGCAGGCGCATACGCACACTATCGTGCAGGTTTGGTTTATCTTGGATGGCGGGATCTGCAAGGATGTTGA